The DNA region CTACCTGGCCACCGTCATCGACATCGCCTCACGCCGCGTCGTCGGCTGGGAAACCGCCGACCACATGCGCACTGATCTGGTCGCAGACGCCCTGACCACCGCCTGCCGGCAGCGTCGCCCGATGCGACCGGTGATCTTCCACTCGGATCGCGGAAGCCAGTACACCAGCCAGCAATTCGCCGCCCTGGCAGACCAGTTCGGGGTCCGTCTGTCAGTCGGCCGCACCGGGCAATGCTGGGACAAGGACAACGCACTGGCCGAATCGTTCTTCGCCACCATCAAACGCGAACTGCTCGACACGACCACCTGGCCCACCCGGGCCGCCGCCCGAACCGCGATCTTCGACTTCATCGAGGGCTGGTACAACTTGCACCGACTGCACAGCAGCCTCGACTACCGCAGCCCCGCCGAGTACGAGACCGCACTCGCAGCCTGACCACCACACCAACGGTGTCCGCCAAAGCGGAACAAGCTCAGGCTTGCGGTCACTCACGCAGTCACCTCAGCACGGCGCCAGCCCCGCGACCTGCCGGAGGCGGCAAGGCCACACGTTCAGGCGACGACAGAGCGGATTTAATCTCTCATTCCGCCCTCTCAGATCCTCAGGATCCAGTGTCTCGTGTGTCCAAGATCAGGGGTCAAGGCCCCTACACGCCTTTACCCGGGGTCTGGACCGCGACCTCGACGCCGTGATCGCCGGGCTCACGCTTCCCTACAGCAACGGCCCCACCGAGGGCGTCAACACCAAGACCAAACGGATCGCGCGCCAGATGCACGGACGAGCAGGCTTCACCCTGCTCCGGCACCGCATCCTCCTCGGATAACAGCACGCTCCGTCACCACCGAAAGTGAGACAGGGCCGAACGTTTTACAGTCCCGGAGAGGGCCGACCGCCGAGTTTGGCGATCTGCCGCCGAGTCGCGTCGACGGGGCGGGGCGGCGCTACAGCCACGCGGAGCCAGCCGCGTCGCCTCCTGCCCCGATCAGCGACTTCGACAGCGAGCTCAAGGCACTGGCGCAAGGGGGACCGCACCGGCCGCTTGACCGACCTCCCCGCGGTGTCCTGCGCATCGCGTCGCCATGGGCGGGAGCAGCAATCTGTGTGGTGCCAGGTGCTGGCCGGGGGCCAGAGTAGGCGCTCGCAGCTGTACCGGCCGTTGGCGCCCTGCCCGCAGAACCACCGGGCTCCTCCTGGTCAAAGGTCGATGGTGAGGGTGGGTGACAGCGACCGTGAGACGCAGCAGTACATGCGGCCTAGCGAGGCGCCGATGTCGTCGCGGTGTTCCGGCTCTCCGTCGGTGACGATGATTTCGCAGCTGCCGCAGACACCCTCACGGCACCCGGACGGGATGCGGAACCCTGCATGGTTCAACGCGTCCAGCATCGAGTCCTCCTCTCCGACGTGGACGGTCCGTGCCGATCGGGCGCAGTTCACCTCGAAGGCCGCGTTGGGCGCGAACTCCCGGACGGTCGACCGGAAACGCTCAACGTGCAACCGCTCCGCGGGGAACACCGCTTCGGCCGCGTCGAGCATCGCGGTGGGACCGCAGCAGTACACGAGCGCCTCAGCACTCAGCGCTGCAGCCTCTGCGGTGAGGTCGGGCGTGCCGTATGTGTCTCTGGAGTGGATGCGCACCCGCCTCCCGTAGCCGGATTGCAGCTCGTTGACGAACGGCATGGTGGCCAGGGACCTGCCCGCGTACAGCAGGCTTGCCGTGGCGCCGGACTCTACCGCCGCGTTCAGCATCGGCATGAGGGGGGTGATTCCGATCCCGCCGGCGAGGAACAGGTACTCCGGGGCTGGCAACAGGGGGAAGTTGTTGCGGGGCAGCGAGACGTCGAGGGTGCGGCCCTTCCTGAGGAACAGGTGGATGTATTCCGAGCCGCCCCGGCTGAGCGGGTCGTGGCGGACGGCGATTTGGTAGGTGTCATGGTCGTCCTGGTCACCGCACAACGAGTACGTTCGGGTCAACCAGTTGGGCAGGACCAGATCGATGTGGGCGCCCGGCTCCCACGGGGCCAGCGGACCATCAACTCCGCGTAGGAGGAGCGAGACGACGCCCTCGGCGACCGGCTCCACCGTCTCGACAATGGTTCGTTGCATGCTGGTGCCGTCCTCAGTACAGGTGCCGATAGTCGTCTTCGAGCATGGAGTCCAGCGCGGACGGATCGGCGTCAACGCTCATTTGGTCGCGGGCGATCTCGCCCATCGACGGCAACTCGTCCGCCAGCGCCTGGGCGGCCGGGTCCCACAGCCGGGAGCGGATCAGTGCGCGGCCGCAGTGGAAGAAGACTTCCTCCACGTCCACGATGATCGCCAGCAGCGCGCTCTTCCCCTCGGTCTGCATCCGGGCGAGAACGTCCGCTTCGTCGGTGGGATAAGCGCGACCGTTGATGCGCAGCACTTCCCGCATTCCGGGGACGATGAACATCAGCCCGATCCCGTCGTTCTCGGCGAGATTGCGGAACGAGTCGGCGAGGTTGTTGCCCGGCCGGTCGGGGATGGCGAGCGTACGCTCGTCGAGCACCTTCACAAACCCGGGGTAATCACCGCGGGGTGAGCTGTCGGGCAGCCCTGCCGCGTTCGCCGTCGCCATCGTCAGGAAAGGCGAGTGGGCGATGAAGCGGCGGCAATGGTGGTCCAGCCTGTCATGAACCTTACGCTTGATCATGTCATCCGGCTCGCCGATCCGGGCACGCACCTCCGCGTAGGAGATCCGGCTCGGACGAGCCCTGGGGGCCGCGCGGCCGCTGGTCTCATGATCCTCATGAGTGATCATTCGGGTTGCTTCCTACTCGGCTTGGTCCAGTCCCGGGTCGCGAATCCCGTGACTCTCATCTGACGACGTCGTGCGGCCGCACTTGCGTGGTCCGCCGACCGACCACCGCTGTGGCCAGCGAGGTCAAGTGGGAACAGGCAGATGCGGACGCCCGTGGGAGTCTTCCCTGGGTTGATCGCGTGCCTCCGACGTTAAGGAACGCGGGCCGATATACACCAGTGAAACGTTGATACGGACTCATTCCATTAGTGATAATCCGGGGATGGACCATGCCGATTTGAATTTGATCAAGGCGTTGGATGCGCTGCTCGCCGAGAACAGCGTGACGAGGGCCGCGGCCCGCCTGCACACCTCGCCACCGGCGATGAGCCGCTCCCTGGCACGCCTGCGCCGGATCTTCGACGATCCGCTGCTCGTCCGAGCCGGACGTGACCTCGTGCCCACTCCCCGGGCTCTG from Actinacidiphila sp. DG2A-62 includes:
- a CDS encoding PDR/VanB family oxidoreductase — translated: MQRTIVETVEPVAEGVVSLLLRGVDGPLAPWEPGAHIDLVLPNWLTRTYSLCGDQDDHDTYQIAVRHDPLSRGGSEYIHLFLRKGRTLDVSLPRNNFPLLPAPEYLFLAGGIGITPLMPMLNAAVESGATASLLYAGRSLATMPFVNELQSGYGRRVRIHSRDTYGTPDLTAEAAALSAEALVYCCGPTAMLDAAEAVFPAERLHVERFRSTVREFAPNAAFEVNCARSARTVHVGEEDSMLDALNHAGFRIPSGCREGVCGSCEIIVTDGEPEHRDDIGASLGRMYCCVSRSLSPTLTIDL
- a CDS encoding MSMEG_1061 family FMN-dependent PPOX-type flavoprotein, yielding MITHEDHETSGRAAPRARPSRISYAEVRARIGEPDDMIKRKVHDRLDHHCRRFIAHSPFLTMATANAAGLPDSSPRGDYPGFVKVLDERTLAIPDRPGNNLADSFRNLAENDGIGLMFIVPGMREVLRINGRAYPTDEADVLARMQTEGKSALLAIIVDVEEVFFHCGRALIRSRLWDPAAQALADELPSMGEIARDQMSVDADPSALDSMLEDDYRHLY